One stretch of Hymenobacter chitinivorans DSM 11115 DNA includes these proteins:
- the mnmE gene encoding tRNA uridine-5-carboxymethylaminomethyl(34) synthesis GTPase MnmE has protein sequence MALPLPPALSDTIVALSTPPGAGAIAMLRLSGPEAIAMADAVFAGKKLQDQPSHTLHFGTIRDGARILDEVVVSLFKGPHSYTREDVVEISCHGSDYIVEQILTLLTRRGARLAEAGEFTKRAFLHGAFDLAQAEAVADLIAADSALSHQVALQQMRGGFSQELRDLRGRLVQFAALLELELDFGEEDVEFADRTGLVKLLTEVQTLVRRLLRSFELGNVIKNGVTTVIAGRPNAGKSTLLNALLNEERAIVSAVAGTTRDLIEDEVSIEGIRFRFVDTAGLRDTADVVESIGVERTKKRVTQAALLIYLFDITSTTPTELEAEIEALNPGRSIPVLAVGNKLDVASDPEIEAFRHQPDVLLIAAARGDGLDELREALLLRVRGEGLDRTGQSTIVTNLRHARSLELTNQALDAVLLGIEAGTGTELLAADLRQALAALGEITGEISSDDLLTSIFTQFCIGK, from the coding sequence GTGGCTCTTCCGCTTCCTCCCGCGCTTTCCGATACCATCGTTGCTCTCTCCACGCCGCCCGGTGCCGGCGCTATTGCTATGCTCCGCCTTTCCGGGCCCGAGGCCATTGCTATGGCCGATGCCGTGTTTGCCGGCAAGAAACTGCAGGACCAGCCCAGCCATACCCTGCACTTCGGCACCATTCGCGACGGGGCCCGCATCCTGGATGAAGTTGTGGTGTCGCTCTTCAAGGGGCCGCACTCCTACACCCGCGAGGATGTAGTCGAAATCAGCTGCCACGGCTCCGACTATATCGTGGAGCAAATCCTGACTTTGCTCACCCGCCGCGGGGCCCGCCTGGCCGAAGCCGGGGAGTTTACCAAGCGCGCCTTCCTGCACGGCGCCTTCGACTTGGCCCAGGCCGAAGCCGTAGCCGACCTGATTGCCGCCGACTCGGCCCTGTCCCACCAGGTAGCCCTGCAGCAAATGCGCGGCGGCTTTTCCCAGGAGCTGCGCGACCTGCGGGGCCGACTGGTGCAGTTTGCCGCGTTGCTGGAGTTGGAGCTCGACTTCGGCGAGGAAGACGTGGAGTTTGCCGACCGTACCGGCCTGGTCAAGTTGCTCACCGAAGTACAAACGCTGGTGCGCCGTCTGCTGCGCTCCTTTGAGTTGGGCAACGTTATCAAAAATGGCGTTACCACCGTCATTGCCGGCCGGCCCAACGCGGGCAAGTCGACGCTGCTTAATGCTCTGCTCAACGAGGAGCGGGCCATTGTCTCGGCCGTAGCCGGCACCACCCGCGACCTGATTGAGGACGAGGTCAGCATCGAGGGCATCCGCTTCCGCTTCGTGGACACGGCCGGCCTGCGCGACACCGCCGACGTAGTTGAGTCCATCGGCGTAGAGCGCACTAAGAAGCGCGTTACCCAGGCTGCTTTGCTGATATATCTGTTTGATATTACCAGCACTACCCCCACTGAGCTTGAAGCCGAGATTGAAGCCCTGAACCCCGGCCGCAGCATCCCGGTACTGGCCGTGGGCAACAAGCTCGACGTAGCCTCCGACCCCGAAATCGAGGCTTTCCGGCACCAGCCCGACGTGCTGCTCATTGCCGCCGCCCGCGGCGACGGCCTCGACGAGCTGCGCGAAGCCCTGCTGCTAAGAGTGCGCGGCGAAGGACTGGACCGGACCGGGCAGAGCACTATCGTGACCAACCTGCGCCACGCCCGCAGCCTGGAGCTCACCAACCAGGCCCTCGACGCCGTGCTGCTCGGCATAGAGGCCGGCACCGGCACCGAGCTGCTGGCCGCCGACTTGCGCCAAGCCCTAGCGGCCCTGGGCGAAATCACCGGTGAAATTTCCTCCGACGACCTGCTGACCAGCATCTTCACCCAGTTCTGCATCGGCAAATAA